The proteins below come from a single Dinghuibacter silviterrae genomic window:
- the rodA gene encoding rod shape-determining protein RodA yields the protein MNTNAKNPSIAKGVDSLTIWLFFLIALIGVLSIFAVEYREGDNIVQNLLGLKKEYSKQLFYLGIYSILGVIILLTDSKIFTTMANLLYAFGIVLLFATFVPGLGRSVNGSHSWIALGGGFNLQPAEFCKIFTLLALAKYISRIETHFDQFRSQVIAAGIIVLPALITIGQNETGLALVYFSLFIPMYREGLPPSVLIVGFALGVLAVMTLVLEKYVLLAVLTCVAVLSIILLRKQFKRNRNLLSVIIASWLVASAVSVFVVPYVFDNVLQEYQARRIYSLVGKDYVRHRGAHTTATPSEEELKHRHQVAAQSTDYNVKQSKIAIGSGGVLGKGYLKGTQTRYDFVPEQSTDFIFCTIGEDFGFAGCVVLLGLYLLLLWHIVNIAERQRSVFSRVYAYGVASIIFFHIAVNVCMTIGLAPVIGIPLPLMSYGGSSLLTFTILIFVMIRLDADRHIILR from the coding sequence ATGAATACGAACGCCAAAAACCCCAGCATCGCCAAGGGCGTCGACAGCCTTACCATCTGGCTGTTCTTTCTGATCGCCCTGATCGGCGTCCTGTCCATCTTTGCCGTGGAATACCGGGAAGGGGATAACATCGTCCAGAACCTTTTGGGGTTGAAAAAAGAATACTCCAAGCAATTGTTTTACCTCGGCATCTATAGCATCCTGGGGGTGATCATCCTGCTGACCGATTCCAAGATATTCACGACCATGGCCAACCTGCTGTACGCCTTTGGGATCGTACTGTTGTTCGCCACGTTTGTACCCGGCCTGGGGCGCAGCGTCAATGGATCACACTCCTGGATCGCCCTGGGGGGCGGGTTCAACCTCCAACCCGCGGAGTTCTGTAAGATTTTTACCCTCCTGGCGCTTGCCAAATACATATCACGGATCGAGACCCATTTCGACCAGTTCCGGTCACAGGTCATCGCGGCGGGGATCATCGTACTGCCCGCCCTCATCACGATCGGGCAAAACGAAACCGGGCTGGCGTTGGTTTATTTTTCCCTCTTTATACCCATGTACCGGGAAGGGCTGCCGCCTTCGGTCCTGATCGTCGGTTTTGCCCTGGGCGTCCTTGCGGTCATGACGCTGGTCCTGGAAAAGTATGTTCTCTTAGCCGTCCTGACCTGTGTGGCCGTGTTGTCGATCATCCTGCTCCGGAAGCAGTTCAAACGGAACCGCAACCTGCTTTCGGTCATTATTGCGTCCTGGCTTGTCGCTTCCGCGGTGTCGGTTTTTGTGGTGCCCTATGTCTTCGACAACGTCCTCCAGGAGTACCAGGCCCGGCGTATTTATAGTCTCGTGGGGAAGGACTATGTTCGTCACCGTGGCGCCCACACGACGGCTACACCTTCCGAAGAAGAGCTCAAACACCGGCACCAGGTGGCCGCCCAAAGCACCGACTACAACGTCAAACAGTCCAAAATAGCCATCGGCTCGGGCGGCGTGCTCGGCAAAGGCTACCTCAAGGGCACGCAAACGCGCTACGACTTTGTCCCGGAACAAAGCACCGACTTTATTTTTTGTACGATCGGGGAGGACTTCGGTTTTGCCGGCTGCGTCGTCCTGCTGGGGCTATACCTTCTCCTGCTTTGGCATATCGTCAACATCGCCGAGCGCCAGCGAAGCGTTTTTTCCCGCGTATATGCGTACGGGGTGGCCAGCATCATCTTTTTTCACATAGCCGTCAACGTGTGTATGACGATCGGGCTTGCCCCCGTGATCGGGATCCCGCTGCCCCTGATGAGTTATGGGGGATCGTCCCTGCTGACCTTTACGATCCTGATCTTTGTCATGATCCGGCTGGACGCCGACAGGCACATCATCCTGAGATAG
- a CDS encoding RNA polymerase sigma factor: protein MATIADDKELLLQFKAPSTKEAAFTQIVRKYQEKLYWHIRRIVVDHDDANDVLQNVCIKVWKSLDNFREDSQLYTWLYRIATNESLTFLEQQKKRAGVSFSDVETGLSNKLKADRYFDPGKLEWKLQLAIQTLPEKQRLVFNLRYYDEMPYEEMSRVLETSEGALKASYHHAVKKIEEFMLNH from the coding sequence ATGGCCACCATCGCCGATGACAAAGAACTTTTGCTGCAATTCAAGGCTCCTTCTACCAAAGAGGCGGCGTTTACACAGATTGTGCGGAAGTATCAGGAAAAATTGTACTGGCACATCCGCCGTATCGTTGTCGACCATGATGACGCCAACGACGTTCTCCAGAACGTCTGTATAAAAGTTTGGAAAAGCCTTGACAACTTTCGAGAAGACAGCCAGTTATATACCTGGTTGTACCGGATAGCGACGAATGAGAGTTTGACCTTTTTGGAACAACAGAAGAAGCGGGCGGGGGTGTCGTTCAGTGATGTGGAGACGGGTTTGAGTAATAAGTTAAAGGCCGACCGGTATTTCGACCCGGGGAAGCTGGAGTGGAAGCTCCAACTGGCCATTCAGACCTTGCCGGAAAAACAGCGCCTTGTCTTTAACTTAAGGTATTATGACGAAATGCCTTATGAAGAAATGAGCCGGGTCCTTGAGACGTCCGAAGGGGCACTCAAGGCCAGCTATCACCACGCCGTCAAGAAAATTGAAGAGTTTATGCTCAACCATTAA
- a CDS encoding MBL fold metallo-hydrolase produces the protein MKIIPLMEGAFSIDHTKRFVPFDVRHDDLQQRPVGSLLVEIQPFVVITDTDILLLDAGLGYRTRDGILQIQRNLSEAGINSMDVTKVLMSHLHKDHAGGIASKDPATGAYTLNFPSAEYYVQSRELAYALEKGAPSYIAEELHPLEGTDRVVLLDADEGTIGPSIRFKVTGGHSPFHQVFWIEEGGQTVFFGGDDAPQLSQMKNRFIAKYDYDGKKCMELRRQWWQEGGEKHWTFLFYHDVKYPIVQSGTNNS, from the coding sequence ATGAAGATCATCCCTCTTATGGAAGGTGCTTTCAGCATCGATCATACCAAGCGCTTTGTCCCCTTTGACGTGCGGCATGATGACCTGCAGCAGCGCCCGGTGGGTTCGCTGTTGGTCGAGATCCAGCCTTTTGTGGTCATAACGGATACGGATATCCTATTGTTGGATGCCGGTCTCGGGTACCGGACCCGGGACGGTATCCTCCAGATCCAGCGCAACCTGTCGGAGGCAGGGATCAATTCCATGGACGTCACGAAAGTGTTGATGAGCCATTTGCACAAGGATCATGCGGGTGGTATTGCGAGCAAAGACCCGGCGACCGGCGCCTATACGCTCAACTTCCCGTCGGCCGAGTACTACGTGCAAAGCAGGGAACTTGCCTACGCCCTTGAAAAAGGAGCGCCTTCTTATATAGCTGAAGAACTACATCCTTTGGAAGGCACGGACCGCGTCGTGTTGCTGGACGCCGACGAAGGCACTATCGGCCCTTCCATACGCTTTAAGGTCACCGGCGGGCACTCCCCATTTCACCAGGTCTTTTGGATAGAAGAAGGTGGGCAAACGGTGTTTTTTGGGGGGGACGACGCCCCCCAGCTTTCCCAGATGAAAAACCGTTTCATTGCCAAATACGACTATGACGGGAAGAAATGCATGGAATTAAGGAGACAATGGTGGCAGGAAGGGGGGGAAAAACACTGGACGTTTTTATTCTACCATGACGTCAAGTATCCTATTGTTCAATCAGGAACTAACAACAGTTAG
- the mrdA gene encoding penicillin-binding protein 2, with protein sequence MSVFNQSRQTVVRFIFTAVFFVIIARLFTLQVISGKYQKLAQDNALLRQVVYPNRGIIFDKKGRAILDNTIMYDLTVTPAQVKGVDTASLCAILGIDTAEFRSRIVNAIVKNGRSRSSVFESLLSPEKYARISESLFKFQPAFNLQERPVRTYPYHTAGALLGYVGEVDSAFIRRHAELGYQPGDYAGRSGLENAYEKELMGQRGIRFLVKDNLNRPQGSYAGGAFDTPAIAGKNLYTSIDVDLQQFGEKLMTNKVGSIVAIDPTTGGILALVSSPTFDPNDLTGPDRNKHFSEMYQDPALPMYNRAIQATYPPGSTFKPLDALVALDNNVITPSFGVDCLGWYYGCGTPRKCLEKNPGHGRNLTLAITHSCNTFFFTVFRMIVDQHGDVENGLMGWKGYMNSFGLGHRLGIDLPGENTGNIPDTSHFNKVFGRRRWNSCTLVSLGIGQGETTETPMQIANSMCLIGNKGYYYTPHIVDSISEGDTVLDKYRVKHVTTHIPDDIFEKVKDGMQGVVEEGTGQQAQVPGIIVCGKTGTAQNSYKGVQQKDHALFAAFAPKDNPRIAIVVICENSGMGGNSAAPIAGLMIEKYLKDSIADNRKAMMDRLISTNLIPPRIYEARDSLAKLRALRAAQKKEEEDSLPSASDEVPQPAAPAAAPAKAPARHDTTRRKDTTPVALLNEEKKNKPRTGR encoded by the coding sequence ATGTCGGTGTTTAACCAGTCGCGTCAGACGGTAGTCCGCTTCATATTTACCGCTGTTTTTTTCGTAATCATAGCCCGGCTATTTACGCTTCAGGTGATTTCCGGAAAATATCAGAAACTGGCTCAGGACAATGCACTCCTGAGACAGGTGGTGTATCCCAACCGGGGGATCATCTTTGACAAAAAAGGGAGAGCCATCCTGGACAATACGATCATGTACGACCTGACGGTGACGCCCGCCCAGGTCAAAGGAGTGGACACCGCCTCGCTTTGCGCCATCCTGGGGATCGACACCGCTGAATTCCGGAGCCGGATTGTAAACGCCATTGTCAAAAACGGCCGCAGCCGTTCCTCTGTTTTCGAATCCCTGTTGTCTCCGGAGAAATACGCCCGCATCAGCGAAAGCCTTTTTAAATTCCAGCCCGCCTTCAACCTCCAGGAACGCCCTGTGCGGACGTATCCGTATCATACCGCCGGCGCCCTGTTGGGTTACGTAGGCGAGGTAGATTCTGCCTTTATTCGCCGGCACGCGGAGCTGGGGTATCAGCCGGGCGACTATGCCGGCCGGTCGGGTCTGGAGAACGCCTATGAGAAGGAACTCATGGGGCAACGCGGGATCCGCTTTCTCGTCAAGGACAACCTCAACCGTCCCCAGGGTTCTTATGCAGGGGGCGCCTTCGACACGCCCGCCATTGCCGGGAAAAACCTCTACACCTCCATCGACGTAGACCTGCAACAATTTGGAGAGAAGCTGATGACGAACAAGGTGGGCTCGATCGTTGCCATAGACCCCACTACCGGCGGTATCCTCGCCCTCGTCAGCAGTCCTACCTTTGACCCCAACGACCTGACCGGTCCCGACCGGAATAAGCATTTTTCCGAGATGTATCAGGATCCCGCCCTGCCGATGTATAACCGGGCGATCCAGGCGACCTATCCTCCCGGGTCCACCTTTAAACCCCTGGATGCACTGGTGGCGCTCGACAACAACGTGATCACGCCTTCCTTCGGGGTGGACTGTCTCGGCTGGTACTATGGCTGTGGGACACCCCGTAAATGCCTGGAGAAAAACCCCGGTCACGGCCGAAACCTGACCCTGGCCATCACCCATTCCTGCAATACCTTTTTCTTCACCGTTTTCCGGATGATCGTCGACCAGCACGGGGACGTCGAAAATGGGTTGATGGGCTGGAAAGGATATATGAACTCCTTTGGACTGGGTCACCGGCTGGGCATCGACCTTCCCGGTGAAAACACCGGTAATATCCCGGACACGTCGCATTTCAACAAGGTCTTTGGCCGCCGTCGCTGGAATTCCTGCACCCTGGTGTCCCTGGGTATCGGGCAGGGCGAAACCACCGAAACACCCATGCAAATAGCCAACAGCATGTGTCTGATCGGCAACAAGGGATACTATTATACACCCCATATCGTAGACAGCATTTCCGAGGGCGATACCGTGCTCGACAAATACCGCGTAAAACACGTCACTACGCATATCCCCGACGACATCTTTGAGAAAGTCAAGGATGGGATGCAGGGCGTGGTGGAAGAAGGTACGGGTCAACAGGCGCAGGTCCCCGGCATCATTGTTTGTGGAAAGACGGGTACGGCCCAGAACTCCTATAAGGGGGTGCAACAAAAAGACCACGCGCTCTTTGCCGCCTTTGCGCCGAAGGACAACCCCAGGATCGCCATCGTGGTCATTTGCGAGAACTCCGGTATGGGGGGCAACTCCGCCGCCCCTATCGCCGGTTTGATGATCGAAAAATACCTCAAGGACAGCATCGCCGATAACCGCAAAGCGATGATGGACCGGTTGATCAGCACCAACCTCATTCCTCCGCGCATCTACGAAGCAAGGGACTCGCTGGCAAAACTGAGGGCGCTCCGGGCCGCGCAGAAGAAGGAAGAAGAAGACAGCCTGCCGTCTGCGTCGGATGAGGTACCACAACCGGCGGCGCCCGCCGCCGCCCCGGCGAAAGCGCCGGCCAGGCACGATACCACCCGGCGCAAGGATACCACCCCGGTGGCCCTTTTAAACGAGGAGAAAAAGAATAAACCCCGTACCGGCCGATGA